The Hyalangium gracile genome has a window encoding:
- a CDS encoding DEAD/DEAH box helicase: protein MDTPEKRAPLAALLPARGAPPLSSDEILNRFVTYVSSNGLELYPAQEEAILELLADKHLFLKTPTGSGKSLVATALHFKAMAEGKVSYYTCPIKALVNEKFFALCDAFGAENVGMLTGDASINRDAPIICCTAEILANMAMRDSRAPVDYVVMDEFHYYSDRERGTAWQLPLLGLPKTTFLMMSATLGDTHIIEEGLQKLTGKEVVSVRSARRPVPLDFEYRETPLHETIQDLVGKGKYPIYLVNFTQRAAAEQAQNLMSVDFSTKEEKEAIRQALMDAPFDTPYGKEFQRFLRHGVGMHHAGLLPKYRLLVEKLAQAGHLKVISGTDTLGVGVNIPIRTVLFTQLFKFNGEKLATLSVRDFQQIAGRAGRKGFDDQGSVVAQAPEHVIENIKQAQKEAAGKKKAPKAKPPQKGFVNYDRSTFERLQNGIPEPLESRFEVSHGLLLNLLQSDLTEGSGGYKRLVQLVGRTHDSDYVKRRHLKTAAACFRTLAGAGIVSVEKRPGGALVKVAEDLQRDFSLNHTLSLYLLDTLEKLDPTTETYSLDVVTLVESILENPDVVLYAQLHQLKGEKIAEMKAQGIEYDDRMAELEKLEWPKPNRDFIYSTFNEFERKHPWVGQENIRPKSIVRDMFERFMSFHDYVREYGLQRSEGVLLRYVSDVYKTLVQTVPERFKDEAVEDILDHLRATLRQVDSSLLDEWERMRNPEAVLAPKPVVELKPKELTEDPKAFAARVREELHRLLRALGQKRYMDALAMLDGAVGEWTAPKLEQAMAPYFEEHKVVVLTPAARRPSLTFIKEAGQRMWEAQQRIMDPEGHGDWLLDCEIDLRGRKLDDGPILILRRIGP, encoded by the coding sequence ATGGATACCCCCGAGAAACGCGCTCCCCTGGCTGCCCTGCTCCCCGCGCGGGGCGCGCCCCCCCTGAGCTCTGACGAGATCCTCAACCGCTTCGTCACCTACGTGTCCTCCAACGGGCTGGAGCTCTACCCGGCGCAGGAGGAGGCCATCCTCGAGCTGCTGGCGGACAAGCACCTGTTCCTGAAGACGCCCACGGGCTCGGGCAAGTCGCTGGTGGCCACGGCGCTGCACTTCAAGGCCATGGCCGAGGGCAAGGTCTCCTACTACACGTGCCCCATCAAGGCGCTGGTGAACGAGAAGTTCTTCGCGCTCTGCGACGCCTTCGGCGCGGAGAACGTGGGCATGCTCACCGGCGACGCGAGCATCAACCGCGACGCCCCCATCATCTGCTGCACGGCGGAGATCCTCGCCAACATGGCCATGCGGGACTCGCGCGCCCCGGTGGACTACGTGGTGATGGACGAGTTCCACTACTACTCGGACCGCGAGCGTGGCACGGCCTGGCAGCTGCCCCTGCTGGGGCTGCCGAAGACGACGTTCCTGATGATGTCCGCCACGCTGGGCGACACGCACATCATCGAGGAGGGCCTGCAGAAGCTCACGGGGAAGGAAGTGGTCTCCGTGCGCAGCGCCAGGCGCCCGGTGCCCCTGGACTTCGAGTACCGGGAGACGCCGCTGCACGAGACGATCCAGGACCTGGTGGGCAAGGGGAAGTACCCCATCTACCTGGTGAACTTCACCCAGCGCGCGGCGGCGGAGCAGGCGCAGAACCTCATGAGCGTGGACTTCTCCACCAAGGAGGAGAAGGAGGCCATCCGGCAGGCGCTGATGGACGCGCCCTTCGACACGCCCTACGGCAAGGAGTTCCAGCGCTTCCTGCGCCATGGCGTGGGCATGCACCACGCGGGCCTGCTGCCCAAGTACCGGCTGCTGGTGGAGAAGCTGGCGCAGGCGGGACACCTCAAGGTCATCTCCGGCACGGACACGCTCGGAGTGGGGGTGAACATCCCCATCCGCACGGTGCTCTTCACGCAGCTGTTCAAGTTCAACGGCGAGAAGCTGGCCACGCTGAGCGTGCGCGACTTCCAGCAGATCGCCGGCCGGGCGGGCCGCAAGGGCTTCGATGACCAGGGCAGCGTGGTGGCCCAGGCGCCCGAGCACGTCATCGAGAACATCAAGCAGGCCCAGAAGGAGGCCGCGGGCAAGAAGAAGGCGCCCAAGGCCAAGCCGCCGCAGAAGGGCTTCGTCAACTACGACAGGAGCACCTTCGAGCGGCTGCAGAACGGCATCCCCGAGCCCCTGGAGTCCCGCTTTGAAGTCTCCCACGGGCTGCTGCTCAACCTGCTGCAGAGCGATCTGACGGAGGGCAGCGGCGGGTACAAGCGGCTGGTGCAGCTGGTGGGGCGCACTCACGACTCGGACTACGTGAAGCGCCGGCACCTGAAGACGGCGGCGGCCTGCTTCCGGACGCTGGCGGGGGCGGGCATCGTCAGCGTGGAGAAGCGGCCGGGTGGGGCGCTGGTGAAGGTGGCCGAGGATCTGCAACGGGACTTCTCGCTCAACCACACGCTGTCGCTGTACCTGCTGGACACGCTGGAGAAGCTGGATCCCACCACGGAGACGTACTCGCTGGACGTGGTGACGCTGGTGGAGTCCATCCTCGAGAACCCGGACGTCGTCCTCTACGCGCAGCTCCACCAGCTCAAGGGGGAGAAGATCGCGGAGATGAAGGCGCAGGGCATCGAGTACGACGATCGGATGGCGGAGCTGGAGAAGCTGGAGTGGCCCAAGCCGAACCGGGACTTCATCTACAGCACCTTCAACGAGTTCGAGCGCAAGCACCCGTGGGTGGGCCAGGAGAACATCCGTCCCAAGTCCATCGTCCGGGACATGTTCGAGCGCTTCATGTCCTTCCACGACTATGTGCGCGAGTACGGGCTGCAGCGCAGCGAGGGCGTGCTGCTGCGGTACGTGAGCGACGTGTACAAGACGCTGGTGCAGACGGTGCCCGAGCGCTTCAAGGACGAGGCGGTGGAGGACATCCTCGATCACCTGCGCGCCACGCTGCGGCAGGTGGACTCCAGCCTGCTGGACGAGTGGGAGCGGATGCGCAACCCGGAGGCGGTGCTCGCGCCGAAGCCGGTGGTGGAGCTCAAGCCCAAGGAGCTGACAGAGGATCCGAAGGCCTTCGCGGCGCGCGTGCGCGAGGAACTGCACCGGTTGCTGCGGGCGCTGGGGCAGAAGCGCTACATGGACGCGCTGGCGATGCTGGACGGCGCGGTGGGCGAGTGGACGGCCCCCAAGCTGGAGCAGGCGATGGCGCCGTACTTCGAGGAGCACAAGGTGGTGGTGCTCACGCCGGCGGCGCGCAGGCCGAGCCTGACGTTCATCAAGGAGGCGGGCCAGCGCATGTGGGAGGCCCAGCAGCGCATCATGGACCCGGAGGGCCATGGGGACTGGCTCCTGGACTGCGAGATCGATCTGCGCGGCCGCAAGCTCGACGACGGCCCCATCCTCATCCTTCGCCGGATCGGCCCCTGA
- a CDS encoding LamG domain-containing protein yields the protein MGPGVLALLGLWGTLTVGCGGIAAEEPRPVEPVGTTQGALGLPGPVAHWAMEDASGSSMLDSSGNGATGTRYNGYGRTLQGRINSAFTFDGVDDRVEVPDRPAFHFTSAMTVSAWVKPSRITGLQSLVGKWYSPDAYILLIQDGQYRFTVQLSNGQLPSVSAPATVNQWAHVAGVFNGSSIQLYVNGVLAASAPAQGTIQDSARPLVLANHPSWNAYAGALDEVRLYNVPLTSRQVRFLAEAMKRRLAVVRYDPMTPSGRLTTVLGWPSATTRAQMLVDTLQAVTNGAVNYQIVENVVINAFPKKLDGFRYTYSTYMACRADPANCHMPDEMSYASMLAEYKTASGKDLCAQISSGAVDEVWMWGGDYFGFDEFAFKIPGDQPAYSPQPYNYWIYDGRKKDLPVCGRTYFVMGFNWDVGFDNQMHSYGHRIESALTIAPPGQGYWHRCSTQSSWTQFTCIDQDAPGGGSCGDVHYPVNGASDYDYGNTAARMSSCAQWDTYPEMNLGNRTPVDCSTWGCSQEGYLTYWLSRIPKNPGNSTTEHYNWWKYIVDYDTVYRPLP from the coding sequence ATGGGTCCAGGTGTGCTCGCGCTCCTGGGGCTGTGGGGAACACTCACCGTCGGCTGCGGTGGAATCGCGGCGGAGGAGCCGCGGCCCGTCGAGCCGGTGGGAACCACGCAGGGCGCGCTGGGACTGCCGGGGCCCGTCGCCCACTGGGCCATGGAGGACGCCTCGGGCTCGAGCATGCTCGACAGCTCGGGCAACGGGGCCACGGGCACGCGCTACAACGGGTATGGGAGGACGCTCCAGGGGCGCATCAACTCGGCCTTCACCTTCGACGGGGTGGATGATCGCGTCGAGGTGCCGGACCGCCCCGCCTTCCACTTCACCAGCGCGATGACCGTCTCCGCGTGGGTGAAGCCCTCGCGAATCACGGGCCTGCAGTCGCTCGTGGGCAAGTGGTACTCGCCGGACGCGTATATCCTCCTGATCCAGGACGGGCAGTACCGCTTCACCGTGCAGCTCTCCAACGGGCAGCTGCCGTCTGTCTCCGCGCCCGCCACGGTGAACCAGTGGGCTCACGTCGCCGGTGTCTTCAACGGCTCGTCGATCCAGCTCTATGTGAACGGGGTGCTGGCGGCGTCGGCCCCCGCGCAGGGAACGATCCAGGACTCGGCGCGCCCGCTCGTCCTGGCCAACCACCCCTCGTGGAACGCCTACGCGGGAGCGCTCGACGAGGTGCGGCTCTACAACGTGCCGCTCACCTCGAGACAGGTCCGCTTCCTCGCGGAGGCCATGAAGCGGCGGCTGGCGGTGGTCCGCTACGATCCCATGACGCCCTCGGGCCGGCTGACGACGGTGCTCGGGTGGCCGAGCGCGACGACACGCGCGCAGATGCTGGTGGACACGCTGCAGGCCGTGACGAACGGCGCGGTGAACTACCAGATCGTCGAGAACGTGGTCATCAACGCGTTCCCGAAGAAGCTGGACGGCTTCCGCTACACGTACAGCACGTACATGGCGTGCCGCGCCGACCCGGCCAACTGCCACATGCCCGATGAGATGAGCTACGCGTCCATGCTGGCCGAGTACAAGACGGCATCGGGCAAGGATCTGTGCGCCCAGATCTCCTCGGGAGCCGTGGACGAGGTGTGGATGTGGGGCGGCGACTACTTCGGCTTCGACGAGTTCGCCTTCAAGATCCCCGGTGATCAGCCCGCCTACTCGCCCCAGCCGTACAACTACTGGATCTACGACGGACGGAAGAAGGATCTACCGGTGTGCGGGCGGACGTACTTCGTCATGGGCTTCAACTGGGACGTGGGCTTCGACAACCAGATGCACAGCTACGGGCACCGCATCGAGTCGGCGCTGACGATTGCGCCCCCGGGGCAGGGCTACTGGCACCGCTGCAGCACGCAGAGTTCTTGGACGCAGTTCACCTGCATCGATCAGGACGCGCCAGGCGGGGGCTCGTGCGGAGACGTCCACTATCCGGTGAATGGGGCCAGCGACTACGACTACGGGAACACGGCGGCGCGGATGAGCTCGTGCGCGCAGTGGGACACCTACCCGGAGATGAACCTGGGCAACCGGACGCCGGTGGACTGCTCCACGTGGGGCTGCTCGCAGGAGGGCTACCTGACGTACTGGCTGTCGCGCATCCCGAAGAACCCCGGCAACAGCACCACCGAGCATTACAACTGGTGGAAGTACATCGTGGACTACGACACCGTGTACCGTCCGCTTCCGTGA
- a CDS encoding fumarate hydratase yields the protein MLPLGEDTTPYRLLSKDHVSTFEAGGKTFLQVAPEALTLLTREAMRDIAHLLRPGHLQQLSNILKDPEATSNDRFVALELLKNANIAAGRVLPSCQDTGTAIVMGKKGQYVLTGANDEEAISRGIFETYTTSNLRYSQLAPLDMYKEANTGTNLPAQIELYATEGDAYKFLFMAKGGGSANKSYLFQETKALLNPDSLMKFLDQKIRSLGTAACPPYHLAIVVGGTSAEFALKTAKYASARYLDSLPTTGNNLGRGFRDVELEEKVHQLTRRMGIGAQFGGKYFCHDVRVIRLPRHGASCPVAIAVSCSADRQAVGKITQSGIYLEQLETDPAKYLPETTDAQLGGEVVKIDLNRPMSDIRAELGRYPTKTRLSLSGPVIVARDIAHAKIKERLDRGEGLPQYMKDYAVYYAGPAKTPQGYASGSFGPTTAGRMDSYVDLFQANGGSLVMLAKGNRSKAVTEACKKHGGFYLGSIGGPAARLAQDCIKKVEVLEYPELGMEAVWKIEVVDFPAFIVVDDKGNDFFAELNVSAKD from the coding sequence ATGCTGCCGCTGGGCGAGGACACCACCCCGTACCGGCTTCTGAGCAAGGACCACGTCTCCACCTTCGAGGCCGGGGGGAAGACATTCCTCCAGGTGGCCCCCGAGGCCCTCACCCTGCTCACCCGCGAGGCGATGCGCGACATCGCCCACCTGCTGCGCCCCGGCCACCTGCAGCAGCTGTCCAACATCCTCAAGGATCCCGAGGCCACCTCCAACGATCGCTTCGTGGCGCTGGAGCTCTTGAAGAACGCCAACATCGCCGCCGGCCGCGTGCTGCCCTCCTGCCAGGACACCGGCACCGCCATCGTCATGGGCAAGAAGGGCCAGTACGTCCTCACCGGCGCCAATGACGAGGAGGCCATCTCCCGCGGCATCTTCGAGACGTACACCACCAGCAACCTGCGCTACTCGCAGCTGGCCCCGCTGGACATGTACAAGGAGGCCAACACCGGCACCAACCTGCCGGCGCAGATCGAGCTCTACGCCACCGAGGGCGACGCCTACAAGTTCCTCTTCATGGCCAAGGGCGGCGGCTCGGCCAACAAGAGCTACCTCTTCCAGGAGACCAAGGCGCTGCTCAACCCGGACAGCCTGATGAAGTTCCTGGATCAGAAGATCCGCTCGCTGGGCACCGCCGCGTGCCCGCCGTACCACCTGGCCATCGTCGTGGGCGGCACCTCGGCGGAGTTCGCCCTCAAGACGGCCAAGTACGCCTCCGCCCGCTACCTGGACTCCCTGCCCACCACCGGCAACAACCTGGGCCGCGGCTTCCGGGACGTGGAGCTGGAGGAGAAGGTGCACCAGCTCACCCGCCGCATGGGCATCGGCGCCCAGTTCGGCGGCAAGTACTTCTGCCATGACGTGCGCGTCATCCGCCTGCCCCGTCACGGCGCCAGCTGCCCGGTGGCCATCGCCGTCTCCTGCTCCGCGGACCGCCAGGCCGTGGGGAAGATCACCCAGAGCGGCATCTACCTGGAACAGCTCGAGACGGATCCGGCGAAGTACCTGCCCGAGACGACGGACGCGCAGCTCGGCGGCGAGGTGGTGAAGATCGATCTCAACCGGCCCATGTCGGACATCCGCGCTGAGCTCGGCCGCTACCCCACGAAGACGCGCCTGTCGCTGTCCGGGCCCGTCATTGTCGCGCGCGACATCGCCCACGCGAAGATCAAGGAGCGCCTGGACCGGGGCGAGGGCCTGCCCCAGTACATGAAGGACTACGCGGTGTACTACGCGGGGCCGGCGAAGACGCCGCAGGGCTATGCCTCCGGCAGCTTCGGCCCCACCACCGCCGGCCGCATGGACAGCTACGTGGACCTGTTCCAGGCCAACGGCGGCAGCCTCGTCATGCTGGCCAAGGGCAACCGCTCCAAGGCCGTCACCGAGGCGTGCAAGAAGCATGGCGGCTTCTACCTGGGCAGCATCGGCGGCCCGGCCGCGCGCCTGGCCCAGGACTGCATCAAGAAGGTGGAGGTGCTCGAGTACCCCGAGCTCGGCATGGAGGCCGTGTGGAAGATCGAGGTGGTGGACTTCCCCGCCTTCATCGTCGTGGATGACAAGGGCAACGACTTCTTCGCCGAGCTGAACGTCTCCGCCAAGGACTGA
- a CDS encoding sensor histidine kinase, which yields MPSVADFIERNHAYLVRRYSEEVGKLESARGLSLHELTDTFPEYLDTLVAISRQGHRGDKARTKKRLEETHLSLRLRLGYNQEEVTTEYTVMGSLIAGLWAELPREEQPPPEDTDLLFADLQDAMDSTIAFFSGYSVEDRQREKRTLRRLDALAPKTLDRDGDPSLLCEQLMPVVEVIQDALRANGAELFLVDASGRNLVAAVATGLCSRRPLRLSIPLAPASFLGQVSRSEEPLHLPDATTALKETTEGLGTAGLRSLLGLRLWPHGELLGVLYVGLAEVRSFEPQARRYFETLVEYLSGIVDRALLIGQLRGANAQLRQSEERLRLAVDAAQLGTWDYNPVTGALRWDERCKAIFGLPSEAEVTYDTFLAGVHPEDRERVDAAVKRATEPPGSRFDIEYRVVGLQDGVLRWGHSSGQAWFEEGRAVRFIGTVQDVSALRQVREALVRSEREFRTLAESIPQIVWTARPDGQVDYVNQRLGELVGRQGSELLEPGWHRILHPENVPEVLVAWRRSLETGEPYQVEQHLRRKDGVYRWHLTRAVPARDESGRVIKWLGTSTDIDDIKRQEAELRRSASFEQQLIGIVSHDLRNPLNAITLSAQVLLRGEELTERQAKSVARLISAAERATRMTRDLLDFTQARFGRGIPIERKALDFHATVRQALEEVQAAHPERVIDFHCQGEGEGAWDGDRLTQVVTNLVSNALAYSPQGTPVRVETRGAEHEVLLRVHNQGPPIAPELLPQLFEPMRRGSEQANAGRSIGLGLFIVDSIVRAHGGRIEVRSLEGEGTAFTVHLPRS from the coding sequence ATGCCCAGCGTCGCTGACTTCATCGAGAGGAACCATGCGTACCTCGTCCGGCGTTACTCCGAGGAGGTGGGCAAGCTGGAGTCCGCTCGGGGCCTGTCTCTTCACGAGCTGACGGACACCTTCCCCGAGTACCTGGACACGCTCGTCGCCATCTCTCGGCAGGGACACCGGGGAGACAAGGCCCGGACGAAGAAGCGGCTCGAGGAGACCCACCTCTCGTTGCGCCTTCGGCTGGGCTACAACCAGGAGGAGGTCACCACCGAGTACACGGTGATGGGGAGCCTCATCGCGGGCCTCTGGGCGGAGCTGCCTCGGGAGGAGCAGCCGCCTCCCGAGGACACGGACCTGCTCTTCGCCGACCTCCAGGATGCGATGGACTCCACCATCGCCTTCTTCAGCGGCTACTCCGTGGAGGATCGGCAGCGTGAGAAGCGCACCTTGCGCAGGCTGGACGCGCTCGCTCCCAAGACCCTGGATCGCGACGGAGATCCGAGCCTGCTGTGCGAGCAGCTCATGCCCGTGGTGGAAGTCATCCAGGATGCGCTGAGAGCGAACGGGGCGGAGCTGTTCCTCGTGGATGCGTCCGGCAGGAACCTGGTCGCGGCGGTCGCCACGGGCCTGTGCTCTCGCCGCCCGCTCCGGCTCTCCATCCCCCTGGCTCCCGCGTCCTTCCTCGGCCAGGTGTCCCGCTCCGAGGAGCCCCTCCACCTGCCGGACGCCACCACCGCCTTGAAGGAGACCACCGAGGGGCTCGGCACGGCGGGACTGCGCTCGCTGCTGGGGCTCAGGCTCTGGCCTCATGGCGAGCTGCTCGGCGTCCTCTACGTGGGCCTGGCCGAGGTGCGCTCCTTCGAGCCCCAGGCCCGCCGCTACTTCGAGACCCTGGTGGAGTACCTGTCCGGCATCGTCGACCGGGCGCTCCTCATCGGCCAGCTGCGTGGGGCGAACGCCCAGCTGCGTCAGAGCGAGGAGCGCCTGCGCCTGGCGGTGGATGCGGCGCAGCTGGGCACCTGGGACTACAACCCCGTGACGGGAGCGCTGCGCTGGGATGAGCGGTGCAAGGCCATCTTCGGGCTGCCTTCCGAGGCGGAGGTGACCTACGACACGTTCCTCGCGGGGGTGCACCCGGAGGATCGCGAGCGTGTCGATGCCGCCGTGAAGCGCGCCACCGAGCCACCGGGGAGCAGGTTCGACATCGAGTACCGCGTGGTGGGGCTCCAGGATGGAGTCCTGCGCTGGGGACACTCCAGCGGGCAGGCCTGGTTCGAGGAGGGGCGCGCGGTGCGCTTCATCGGCACCGTGCAGGACGTCTCCGCGCTCCGGCAGGTGCGCGAGGCGCTGGTGCGCAGCGAGCGGGAGTTCCGCACCCTGGCCGAGTCGATTCCGCAGATCGTCTGGACGGCCCGTCCCGACGGCCAGGTGGACTATGTCAACCAGCGCCTGGGCGAGCTGGTGGGCCGGCAGGGCTCGGAGTTGCTGGAGCCCGGCTGGCACCGGATCCTCCACCCGGAGAACGTTCCGGAGGTGCTGGTGGCCTGGAGGCGCTCGCTCGAGACGGGCGAGCCCTATCAGGTGGAGCAGCACCTCCGGCGAAAGGATGGCGTCTACCGCTGGCACCTCACCCGCGCCGTGCCGGCCCGGGATGAGAGCGGACGGGTGATCAAGTGGCTGGGCACGAGCACGGACATCGACGACATCAAGCGCCAGGAGGCGGAGCTGCGCCGCAGCGCCAGCTTCGAGCAGCAGCTGATCGGCATCGTCAGCCACGACTTGCGCAACCCGCTCAACGCCATCACGCTGTCGGCCCAGGTGCTGCTGCGCGGCGAGGAGCTCACCGAGCGGCAGGCGAAGTCCGTGGCCCGGCTCATCTCCGCCGCCGAGCGCGCCACCCGCATGACGAGGGATCTGCTCGACTTCACCCAGGCCCGCTTCGGGCGAGGCATCCCCATCGAGCGCAAGGCGCTCGACTTCCACGCGACGGTGCGCCAGGCGCTCGAGGAGGTGCAGGCGGCCCACCCGGAGCGCGTCATCGACTTCCACTGCCAGGGGGAAGGGGAGGGGGCCTGGGATGGGGACAGGCTCACGCAGGTGGTGACCAACCTGGTGAGCAATGCCCTGGCCTACAGCCCCCAGGGGACACCGGTGCGGGTGGAGACGCGCGGCGCGGAGCATGAGGTGCTCCTGCGCGTGCACAACCAGGGGCCGCCAATCGCTCCGGAGCTGCTGCCCCAGCTCTTCGAGCCGATGCGGCGCGGCTCGGAGCAGGCCAACGCCGGGCGCAGCATCGGGCTGGGGCTCTTCATCGTGGACAGCATCGTCCGCGCGCACGGCGGGCGCATCGAGGTGCGCTCCCTGGAAGGGGAGGGCACGGCGTTCACGGTGCACCTGCCGCGCTCCTGA
- a CDS encoding SDR family oxidoreductase, whose product MASMQGKTVVITGASAGIGKELAVVLAGRGANVVLAARSEEGLAQVKHQCEQAGGRAIAVGTDVADPEACRRLVERAVEAFGGIDTLVNNAGITMWSRLDEVKDLSLYEHIMRVNYLGAVYCSYHALPHLKARKGMLVAISSLTGKTGVPTRSAYSASKHAMQGFFDSVRVELMGTGVDVLVVSPGFVATEIRARAVGPDGKPMQRSKRDETLPTMDVHTCVAQIVRAMERRDRELVMTAQGKVGQFLKLVAPGLVDRMARRAVQERDS is encoded by the coding sequence ATGGCCAGCATGCAAGGGAAGACTGTCGTCATTACCGGGGCTTCCGCCGGAATCGGCAAGGAGCTCGCCGTGGTGCTCGCCGGGCGCGGGGCGAACGTGGTGCTCGCGGCCCGGAGCGAGGAGGGGCTCGCCCAGGTGAAGCACCAGTGCGAGCAGGCGGGGGGCCGCGCCATCGCCGTGGGGACCGACGTGGCGGACCCGGAGGCCTGCCGGCGCCTGGTGGAGCGCGCCGTGGAGGCCTTCGGCGGCATCGACACCCTGGTGAACAACGCGGGCATCACCATGTGGTCGCGGCTCGACGAGGTGAAGGATCTCTCGCTCTACGAGCACATCATGCGGGTGAACTACCTGGGCGCCGTCTACTGCTCCTACCACGCCCTGCCCCACCTCAAGGCGCGCAAGGGGATGCTGGTGGCCATCTCCTCGCTCACGGGGAAGACGGGGGTGCCCACGCGCAGCGCCTACAGCGCGAGCAAGCACGCCATGCAGGGCTTCTTCGACTCGGTGCGCGTCGAGCTGATGGGCACAGGGGTGGACGTGCTGGTGGTGTCTCCCGGCTTCGTCGCCACGGAGATCCGCGCGCGCGCCGTGGGGCCGGACGGCAAGCCGATGCAGCGCAGCAAGCGCGATGAGACGCTGCCCACCATGGACGTGCACACCTGCGTGGCGCAGATCGTCCGCGCCATGGAACGCCGCGACCGGGAATTGGTGATGACGGCCCAGGGCAAGGTGGGCCAGTTCCTCAAGCTCGTCGCGCCGGGGCTGGTGGACCGCATGGCCCGGCGGGCCGTCCAGGAGCGGGATTCCTAG
- a CDS encoding heparan-alpha-glucosaminide N-acetyltransferase domain-containing protein: MASASPRIKAFDWLRGLAVLFMIETHALVLLRPELRASEAARSLGWFNGLVAPSFIFAAGFSLALVQVRGAHGPRWPRVRRSLRRIGEVLAVGLLVNAIWFPWRQQPGWLLRLDILPCIGVSLLLALPLIVGLARRPAVLSVLALLVALGLFLVTPYGELVAGPWADVVNRQGPMKALFPLLPWTGYVFLGAAVGAVAAGGSMRHILAFLALIAGIGAVCYFLGPVFTAVYPPHKFHVSSPGNHGQRFLIVSLVLMGLLLLEPRLPRHWREGFWGRFVETLGTNSLAGYFFHEMLIYYQVGGISLAVLARDKLGWGLYVVAWLGLVVATTLLLKGVEWVYPRYEALLRRESPAAKP; this comes from the coding sequence ATGGCTTCTGCTTCTCCCCGGATCAAGGCCTTCGACTGGCTGCGAGGGCTCGCGGTCCTCTTCATGATCGAGACGCACGCCCTGGTGCTCCTGCGTCCGGAGCTGCGGGCATCGGAGGCGGCCCGTTCCCTCGGCTGGTTCAACGGGCTGGTCGCGCCGTCCTTCATCTTCGCCGCCGGCTTCAGCCTGGCGCTCGTGCAGGTGCGCGGAGCCCACGGGCCGCGCTGGCCGCGCGTGCGCCGGAGCCTTCGCCGCATCGGTGAGGTGCTGGCGGTGGGGCTCCTCGTCAACGCCATCTGGTTCCCCTGGAGACAGCAGCCCGGGTGGCTGCTGCGGCTGGACATCCTGCCGTGCATCGGCGTGTCGCTCCTGCTCGCGCTGCCGCTCATTGTGGGCCTTGCGCGCCGGCCGGCCGTGCTCTCCGTGCTCGCGCTGCTGGTGGCGCTCGGGCTCTTCCTGGTCACCCCCTACGGGGAGCTCGTGGCGGGCCCCTGGGCGGATGTGGTGAACCGGCAGGGGCCCATGAAGGCGCTGTTCCCCCTGCTGCCGTGGACCGGCTACGTCTTCCTGGGAGCCGCCGTGGGGGCGGTGGCGGCGGGCGGGAGCATGCGGCACATCCTCGCCTTCCTCGCCCTCATCGCCGGCATCGGGGCCGTGTGCTACTTCCTGGGGCCCGTGTTCACGGCGGTCTACCCGCCCCACAAGTTCCACGTCTCGAGCCCCGGCAACCACGGGCAGCGCTTCCTCATCGTGTCGCTGGTGCTCATGGGGCTGCTGCTCCTGGAGCCTCGGCTGCCGCGGCACTGGCGGGAGGGCTTCTGGGGGCGATTCGTGGAGACGCTGGGGACGAACTCGCTCGCCGGCTACTTCTTCCACGAGATGCTCATCTACTACCAGGTAGGGGGCATCTCGCTCGCCGTCCTCGCGCGGGACAAGCTGGGGTGGGGCCTCTACGTCGTGGCGTGGCTTGGGCTCGTCGTGGCCACCACGCTGCTCCTCAAGGGCGTCGAGTGGGTGTACCCCCGCTACGAGGCCTTGCTGCGCAGGGAGAGCCCGGCGGCGAAGCCTTGA